In one Aromatoleum aromaticum EbN1 genomic region, the following are encoded:
- the gshA gene encoding glutamate--cysteine ligase — MVPHLTTALTGPLLELEKRFLDHATEIERWMRVQWQDHLPPFYGSTDLRNSGFKLAPVDLNLFPGGFNNLNDAFMPLCVQAAQAAIERICPDARQLLLIPENHTRNQFYLQNVAKLVSVLQLTGLDVRLGSLLPEITAPTTLELANGSTLTLEPLERRGARLGLADFEPCAVLLNNDLSGGVPPILKGLDDQWLIPPLHAGWHVRRKSIHAAVYDRVARDFASVIGIDPWRINPEFGVCSQIDFHERTGEEHLADEVDRLLARIREKYREYEVTETPFVVVKADAGTYGMGVMTVRDASEVRGLNRRQRNKMSVVKEGLEVHEVIIQEGVHTFETVDDAVAEPVVYMMDHYVVGGFYRVHTERARDENLNAPGMHFKPLAFETCCSLPDCRQGPDAAPNRFYAYGVVARLALLAASIEIEETMPAEAELAA, encoded by the coding sequence ATGGTTCCTCATCTGACTACCGCGCTGACCGGCCCGCTTTTGGAACTCGAAAAGCGATTCCTCGACCACGCGACGGAAATCGAGCGCTGGATGCGCGTGCAGTGGCAGGATCACCTGCCACCGTTCTACGGCTCGACGGATCTGCGCAACTCCGGTTTCAAGCTCGCGCCGGTGGACCTGAACCTGTTCCCGGGCGGCTTCAACAACCTCAACGATGCTTTCATGCCGCTGTGCGTGCAGGCGGCGCAGGCGGCGATCGAGCGCATCTGTCCCGATGCGCGGCAGTTGCTGCTGATCCCGGAAAACCACACGCGCAACCAGTTCTACCTGCAGAACGTCGCCAAGCTGGTGTCGGTGCTGCAACTCACCGGGCTCGACGTGCGTCTCGGCTCGCTGCTGCCCGAAATCACTGCGCCAACGACGCTGGAGCTGGCGAACGGCAGTACGCTGACGCTCGAACCGCTGGAACGGCGCGGCGCGCGCCTCGGCCTCGCGGATTTCGAGCCGTGCGCGGTGCTGCTGAACAACGACCTGTCGGGCGGCGTGCCGCCGATCCTCAAGGGACTCGACGACCAGTGGCTGATCCCGCCGCTGCATGCGGGCTGGCATGTGCGCCGCAAGTCGATCCACGCTGCCGTCTATGACCGCGTCGCGCGCGATTTCGCTTCAGTCATCGGTATCGACCCGTGGCGCATCAACCCGGAATTCGGCGTATGCAGCCAGATCGACTTCCACGAACGCACCGGCGAGGAACACCTCGCCGACGAGGTCGACAGGCTGCTCGCACGCATCCGCGAGAAATACCGTGAATATGAAGTCACCGAGACGCCGTTCGTCGTCGTCAAGGCCGATGCCGGCACTTACGGCATGGGTGTCATGACCGTGCGGGACGCGTCCGAAGTGCGCGGCCTGAACCGCCGCCAGCGCAACAAGATGAGCGTCGTCAAGGAAGGCCTCGAGGTGCACGAAGTCATCATCCAGGAAGGCGTGCACACTTTCGAGACCGTCGACGACGCGGTCGCCGAGCCGGTCGTCTATATGATGGACCACTACGTCGTGGGCGGCTTCTACCGCGTCCATACCGAACGCGCGCGCGACGAGAACCTCAACGCGCCAGGCATGCACTTCAAGCCGCTGGCGTTCGAGACCTGCTGCTCGCTGCCGGACTGCCGCCAGGGGCCGGACGCCGCGCCGAACCGCTTCTACGCGTACGGCGTCGTCGCCCGGCTCGCGCTGCTCGCCGCCTCGATCGAGATCGAGGAAACGATGCCGGCCGAAGCCGAACTGGCGGCGTGA
- a CDS encoding Eco57I restriction-modification methylase domain-containing protein produces MSVQLELGLRDVAALGQVFTPEPVVQAMLALRRNRGRVLEPACGDGAFLRHLPGAVGIEFDRAHCPPGALNEDFFAYPVAERFDTIIGNPPYVRFQDIPPATRRLLHAEHFDGRSNLYLFFIEKCVRHLAPGGELIFITPRDFLKGTSAVKLNRLLFAAGTITEAIELGDARVFDDAVPNCLIWRFEKDCFARDMRYAQIGVADRLAAALAAPRWQARHLVECAGHLMFARGDYPLRLSDVAFVKVGAVSGADDLYAGAAGANRDFVCSATVRTGETRRMLWIAPGDPPPPALLAHKARLIARRVQPFDESNWWHWGRGYHQSAQPRVYVNGRTRTPRPFFLHECRHYDGAVLAVFPRRAAIDIAAFRDALNDVDWADLGFVCDGRFLFSQRSLENAPLPEHFRAFAAV; encoded by the coding sequence ATGAGCGTGCAGCTCGAACTCGGCCTGCGTGATGTCGCCGCACTCGGCCAGGTGTTCACGCCCGAGCCGGTCGTGCAGGCGATGCTTGCGCTGCGGCGCAATCGCGGCCGCGTGCTCGAACCGGCGTGCGGCGACGGCGCGTTCCTGCGCCACTTGCCCGGCGCCGTGGGCATCGAGTTCGACCGCGCGCATTGCCCGCCGGGCGCGCTGAACGAGGATTTCTTCGCCTATCCGGTCGCCGAGCGCTTCGACACCATCATCGGCAATCCGCCCTACGTGCGCTTCCAGGACATTCCGCCGGCGACGCGACGGCTGCTGCACGCGGAACATTTCGACGGGCGCTCGAACCTGTACCTGTTCTTCATCGAGAAGTGCGTGCGCCATCTTGCGCCGGGCGGCGAGCTGATCTTCATTACGCCGCGCGACTTCCTCAAGGGGACCTCTGCCGTAAAGCTCAACCGGCTGCTGTTCGCTGCCGGCACGATCACCGAGGCGATCGAGCTGGGCGACGCGCGGGTGTTCGACGACGCGGTGCCGAACTGCCTGATCTGGCGCTTCGAGAAGGACTGCTTCGCGCGCGACATGCGCTACGCGCAGATCGGCGTCGCCGACCGGCTTGCCGCGGCACTCGCCGCGCCGCGCTGGCAGGCTCGCCACCTCGTCGAATGCGCCGGGCACCTGATGTTCGCGCGCGGCGACTATCCGCTGCGACTGTCGGACGTCGCGTTCGTCAAGGTCGGCGCGGTGTCGGGCGCGGACGACCTGTACGCGGGCGCGGCGGGCGCGAACCGGGATTTCGTCTGCTCGGCGACGGTCAGGACCGGCGAGACGCGGCGCATGCTGTGGATCGCGCCGGGCGATCCACCGCCGCCGGCGCTGCTCGCGCACAAGGCGCGGCTGATCGCGCGCCGCGTCCAGCCTTTCGACGAATCGAACTGGTGGCACTGGGGGCGCGGCTACCATCAGTCGGCGCAGCCGCGCGTGTACGTCAATGGCCGCACGCGCACGCCGCGGCCGTTCTTCCTGCACGAATGCCGCCATTACGATGGCGCCGTGCTGGCGGTTTTCCCGCGCCGCGCGGCCATCGATATCGCCGCTTTCCGCGATGCGCTGAACGATGTCGACTGGGCCGATCTGGGCTTCGTCTGCGACGGCCGCTTCCTCTTTTCGCAGCGCAGCCTCGAAAACGCGCCGCTGCCGGAGCACTTCCGGGCCTTCGCCGCGGTCTGA
- a CDS encoding EcsC family protein, which produces MGLTAADIEDLRRARALLENPGLAARISDVVGSPIERGFGMLPKSWNAAVMNATRKAIETALDVALRTLERDRTETPSTTSNRWHKLAVGTTGAAGGAFGLAALAIELPLSTTLMLRSIAEIARSEGEDLGSAEARLQCVQVLALGGKSGHDDAAETGYFAARAAMAKAVSEAARYAAQQGVIARGTPAIVQLITQVASRFSITVSQKVAAQAVPVVGAVGGALINTLFIDHFQDMARGHFTVRRLERVHGVDEVRLVYKKV; this is translated from the coding sequence ATGGGACTGACCGCCGCAGACATCGAAGACCTGCGCCGCGCACGCGCGCTGCTCGAGAACCCCGGGCTGGCCGCGCGCATCAGCGACGTCGTCGGCTCGCCGATCGAGCGCGGCTTCGGAATGCTGCCGAAGAGCTGGAACGCAGCAGTGATGAACGCCACGCGCAAGGCGATCGAGACCGCGCTCGACGTCGCGCTGCGCACGCTGGAACGCGACCGGACCGAGACGCCGTCGACGACCTCGAACCGCTGGCACAAGCTCGCAGTCGGGACGACCGGCGCGGCGGGCGGGGCGTTCGGCCTCGCCGCGCTGGCGATCGAGCTGCCGCTGTCGACGACGCTCATGCTGCGCTCGATCGCCGAGATCGCGCGCAGCGAGGGCGAAGACCTCGGTTCGGCCGAAGCGCGCCTGCAGTGCGTCCAGGTGCTCGCGCTGGGCGGGAAATCCGGTCATGACGACGCTGCGGAGACGGGATACTTCGCGGCGCGCGCGGCGATGGCAAAAGCTGTCTCCGAAGCCGCGAGATACGCTGCGCAACAGGGGGTGATCGCCCGCGGCACCCCGGCGATCGTGCAGCTCATCACCCAGGTCGCGTCGCGTTTTTCGATCACCGTGTCGCAGAAAGTCGCGGCGCAGGCCGTGCCGGTCGTCGGCGCAGTCGGCGGGGCGCTGATCAACACCTTGTTCATCGATCACTTCCAGGACATGGCGCGCGGCCACTTCACCGTGCGCCGCCTCGAACGGGTGCATGGTGTCGACGAAGTCAGGCTCGTCTATAAGAAAGTGTGA
- a CDS encoding DUF488 domain-containing protein → MVVRIVRLGKPRAADEGLRIGTVRRPPRGVPKTDFASHDWYDVWYPNLAPSVATMKMAQHASTPAEWQAFARHYRTEMTTPDNSRSLDVLAALSHHANFSVGCYCADESHCHRSILRALLTEKGAQVDPAGS, encoded by the coding sequence ATGGTCGTTCGTATCGTGCGGCTCGGCAAGCCGCGGGCCGCAGATGAAGGGCTGCGCATCGGGACCGTGCGCCGGCCCCCGCGCGGCGTGCCGAAAACCGACTTCGCGTCGCACGACTGGTACGACGTCTGGTATCCGAACCTTGCGCCGAGCGTGGCGACGATGAAAATGGCGCAACACGCGAGTACGCCTGCCGAATGGCAGGCTTTTGCCAGGCACTACCGCACCGAGATGACAACGCCGGACAACAGCCGCTCGCTCGACGTGCTCGCAGCCCTGTCACACCATGCGAATTTTTCCGTCGGCTGCTACTGTGCCGACGAATCGCACTGCCACCGCTCGATTCTTCGTGCGCTGCTGACCGAAAAAGGCGCGCAGGTGGATCCCGCGGGCTCCTGA
- a CDS encoding chaperone NapD — MDARSSSQWKRQYQLPRLILLALAGVFLGIVVNPALALLPVALHFLFRSFGTRAGSAAEGSSVLVADDSPAHVPGILVETEPERTAEVARAIAAVPELDICTINPAGKLAVISDCTRFSDTLELVGWIRELPGVVSATPVYHREPEDAANDPSRRCAEKRPAP; from the coding sequence ATGGATGCACGATCGAGTTCACAATGGAAAAGGCAGTACCAGCTGCCGCGCCTGATTCTTCTCGCACTGGCAGGCGTTTTTCTCGGCATCGTCGTCAACCCGGCGCTCGCGCTGTTGCCGGTCGCGCTCCACTTCCTTTTCAGGAGCTTCGGCACACGCGCCGGCTCCGCAGCGGAAGGTTCTTCAGTCCTGGTTGCCGACGATTCCCCGGCACATGTCCCGGGGATTCTCGTCGAGACCGAGCCCGAACGCACCGCTGAGGTGGCCCGCGCAATCGCGGCAGTGCCCGAGCTCGACATCTGCACGATCAACCCGGCGGGCAAGCTTGCCGTGATCAGCGACTGCACGCGCTTCTCCGACACGCTGGAACTGGTCGGCTGGATACGCGAACTCCCCGGCGTCGTGAGCGCGACTCCGGTGTACCACCGCGAACCTGAGGACGCAGCGAACGACCCGTCGCGCCGTTGCGCCGAAAAACGCCCCGCTCCTTAG
- a CDS encoding alpha/beta hydrolase family esterase → MRARKSGWVGVWFDLARTTARASGKINRAAGKATAKRAGPALRKAATQMLTGVATPTPPPATRGGGRWEVGRWGLGPMAMRRYRLYLPPGVRRPLPLVVLLHGCGQDSASFAATTRAAANARAGGYAVLLPEQASEANPNRCWNWFGREPVVAMEAAILKAIVEHVCDVHRLRADRVFALGLSAGGAMALTLALRYPGLFAAVGTHSGAVPHSASSALQAGHAMRGRRSPEIAGLRQRLGGRRLPPLIVIHGDVDRSVASANAEESVALWLGLMAPVVASAGISRTARRGARHPYAVTDWKRDRRAYVRMVRVAGLGHAWSGGAAKQAFSDPRGPDALKLFWRFFEACVA, encoded by the coding sequence ATGAGAGCACGAAAATCCGGCTGGGTCGGCGTCTGGTTCGATCTCGCCCGGACGACTGCCCGCGCGTCGGGAAAGATCAACCGGGCGGCCGGCAAGGCGACGGCGAAGCGCGCCGGACCGGCGCTGCGCAAAGCCGCGACGCAGATGTTGACCGGCGTCGCGACGCCGACGCCGCCTCCCGCGACACGTGGCGGCGGGCGTTGGGAAGTCGGCCGCTGGGGCCTCGGGCCGATGGCGATGCGCCGCTACCGCCTGTACCTGCCGCCGGGCGTTCGCCGGCCGCTGCCGCTCGTCGTGCTGTTGCACGGCTGCGGCCAGGATTCGGCGAGTTTCGCGGCGACGACCCGCGCCGCGGCGAACGCCCGCGCCGGAGGCTACGCAGTGTTGTTGCCCGAACAGGCGTCCGAGGCGAACCCGAACCGCTGCTGGAACTGGTTCGGGCGCGAGCCTGTCGTGGCGATGGAGGCCGCGATCCTGAAAGCCATCGTCGAGCACGTCTGCGACGTCCATCGCTTGCGGGCTGACCGGGTGTTCGCGCTCGGTCTGTCGGCAGGGGGCGCGATGGCGCTGACGCTCGCGCTGCGTTATCCGGGGCTTTTTGCCGCCGTCGGCACGCACTCCGGCGCTGTGCCGCACAGCGCGTCGTCGGCGCTGCAGGCGGGACACGCGATGCGCGGCCGGCGCTCGCCCGAAATCGCCGGGCTGCGCCAGCGGCTCGGCGGGCGCCGCCTGCCGCCATTGATCGTGATCCATGGCGACGTCGATCGCAGCGTCGCATCGGCGAACGCCGAGGAATCAGTCGCGCTTTGGCTCGGGCTGATGGCGCCGGTCGTGGCTTCGGCGGGGATATCCCGCACGGCGCGGCGCGGGGCGCGGCACCCGTATGCGGTCACCGACTGGAAGCGCGACCGCCGCGCATATGTGCGGATGGTCCGCGTCGCAGGGCTCGGCCATGCGTGGAGCGGCGGGGCCGCGAAGCAGGCTTTCTCCGATCCCCGCGGGCCCGACGCGTTGAAGCTTTTCTGGCGTTTCTTCGAAGCCTGTGTCGCGTGA
- a CDS encoding MBL fold metallo-hydrolase, giving the protein MKTTAFTLAFAALAAAAPATAATPAAPDATVRITPLGSHDGEFCAFDRAMVFEDPDGTRVLYDPGRTVRGADDPRLGQIDAVLLTHVHGDHLGDAHTPAANAGECGKPDASVKVTPNSNTVNIAVGKKAKLVVGGEMHGFLAARVKAAGGDPKQVQLLRFGGSAKVGGVTIASVPAVHSNGLDPAFLDDGHAEALKAAGLTAYVGPPGGYVLKFSNGLVAYLSGDTGVTAEQDLVVRRFYNAKLAVINIGGTFTTGPAEAAHVINEMVKPNAVIASHANEAATRDGQLLPETRTAQFGKAVTAPMRVPLSGRTMTFDADAKCLSGC; this is encoded by the coding sequence ATGAAAACGACAGCTTTCACGCTCGCGTTCGCAGCACTCGCGGCAGCCGCACCGGCCACTGCGGCCACACCGGCTGCGCCTGACGCAACCGTCAGGATCACTCCGCTCGGAAGCCACGACGGCGAATTCTGCGCGTTCGACCGCGCGATGGTCTTCGAGGACCCGGACGGCACCCGCGTCCTTTACGACCCCGGGCGCACGGTGCGCGGCGCGGACGACCCGCGGCTCGGGCAAATCGACGCGGTGTTGCTGACGCACGTGCATGGCGACCATCTCGGTGACGCCCACACGCCGGCGGCGAACGCAGGGGAATGCGGCAAACCGGATGCCTCGGTGAAGGTGACGCCGAATTCCAACACCGTGAACATCGCCGTCGGCAAGAAAGCGAAACTGGTCGTCGGCGGCGAGATGCACGGTTTTCTCGCCGCCCGCGTCAAGGCGGCGGGCGGCGACCCGAAGCAGGTCCAGTTGCTGCGCTTCGGCGGCAGCGCAAAAGTCGGCGGCGTCACCATTGCCAGCGTGCCGGCAGTGCACAGCAACGGCCTCGACCCGGCATTTCTCGACGACGGCCACGCCGAAGCGCTGAAAGCCGCAGGACTGACCGCTTACGTCGGCCCGCCCGGCGGTTACGTGCTGAAGTTCTCGAACGGCCTCGTCGCGTATCTGTCCGGCGACACCGGCGTGACGGCCGAGCAGGATCTCGTCGTCCGGCGCTTCTACAACGCCAAGCTCGCGGTGATCAACATCGGCGGCACTTTCACGACGGGCCCGGCCGAAGCGGCTCATGTCATCAACGAAATGGTCAAGCCGAACGCGGTGATCGCATCGCACGCGAACGAGGCGGCGACGCGCGACGGCCAGCTGCTGCCCGAGACGCGCACCGCGCAGTTCGGCAAGGCCGTGACGGCGCCGATGCGCGTGCCCTTGAGCGGCCGGACGATGACGTTCGACGCTGACGCGAAGTGCCTCTCCGGCTGCTGA
- a CDS encoding DUF1499 domain-containing protein — translation MMLSRLTLGVAILAAVVLFLSGSGTRFGLWPFPTGFMLLKWAAYFGLAAAAIALVGLIVPKLRAGQGRSFAAALVLGLAVAAVPVYWMQAAGQVPRIHDISTDLDNPPAFDAVLAQRGDASNPPEHGGPAVAEAQRRAYPDIRPLVLPLPPADAFAHALRGARAMGWEIVAQDAAAGRIEATATTLWFGFRDDVVARVAPTEGGSRIDVRSASRVGVSDVGANAKRIRAYLARLANSAD, via the coding sequence ATGATGCTGTCCCGCCTCACGCTTGGCGTCGCGATCCTCGCCGCCGTGGTGCTGTTCCTGTCCGGCTCGGGCACGCGCTTCGGCCTGTGGCCGTTTCCGACCGGCTTCATGCTCCTGAAATGGGCCGCGTATTTCGGGCTCGCGGCGGCCGCGATTGCGCTCGTCGGCCTGATCGTGCCGAAGCTGCGCGCCGGGCAGGGGCGCAGCTTCGCCGCGGCGCTCGTGCTCGGCCTCGCCGTCGCGGCCGTGCCGGTGTACTGGATGCAGGCGGCCGGCCAAGTGCCGCGGATTCACGACATCAGCACCGACCTCGACAATCCGCCGGCTTTCGACGCGGTGCTGGCGCAGCGGGGCGACGCGTCAAATCCGCCCGAGCATGGCGGCCCCGCCGTTGCCGAAGCGCAGCGCCGCGCCTATCCGGACATCCGCCCGCTGGTGCTGCCGCTGCCGCCCGCGGACGCTTTCGCGCACGCGTTGCGGGGAGCGCGCGCGATGGGTTGGGAGATCGTCGCGCAGGATGCTGCCGCGGGACGGATCGAAGCGACGGCGACGACGCTGTGGTTCGGCTTCAGGGACGATGTCGTCGCGCGCGTCGCACCGACAGAGGGCGGCAGCCGCATCGACGTCCGCTCGGCATCACGCGTCGGCGTCAGCGACGTCGGCGCCAACGCGAAGCGGATCCGGGCCTATCTGGCCAGGCTCGCGAACTCCGCCGACTGA
- a CDS encoding SoxR reducing system RseC family protein yields the protein MNAREHDGIARSGAPLLEGTARVVRITGAVAWLEPEPSAGCGSCAAARSCGSATFALASGAGTFSRRMAARRFPVDTGADGPCLEVGDRVVVGVGEDALATAALTAYALPLAIMLAAGATAEFAASSDVATFGAMAGGLLLGLAIARRLASRLAATGSTVPRFLRHAGRDLSRNPA from the coding sequence ATGAATGCGCGGGAACATGACGGCATCGCCCGCAGCGGCGCGCCGCTGCTCGAAGGCACCGCCCGCGTCGTCCGGATCACCGGCGCCGTCGCGTGGCTCGAGCCGGAACCGAGCGCCGGGTGCGGCAGCTGCGCGGCCGCGCGGAGCTGCGGTTCGGCGACATTCGCCCTCGCCAGCGGCGCCGGCACTTTCTCGCGCCGGATGGCGGCGCGCCGTTTTCCGGTCGACACGGGCGCCGACGGGCCGTGCCTCGAAGTCGGCGACCGCGTCGTCGTGGGCGTCGGCGAGGACGCGCTCGCGACGGCCGCGCTGACCGCTTACGCGCTGCCGCTCGCGATCATGCTGGCCGCCGGCGCCACCGCCGAGTTTGCAGCCAGCAGCGACGTGGCCACTTTCGGCGCGATGGCGGGCGGCCTCCTGCTCGGCCTCGCGATCGCCCGCCGCCTCGCGTCACGGCTCGCCGCAACCGGCAGCACCGTGCCGCGCTTCCTGCGCCACGCCGGGCGCGACCTTTCCCGCAACCCGGCCTGA
- the rsxA gene encoding electron transport complex subunit RsxA, which translates to MHEYALLLLSTALVNNVVLVKFLGLCPAMGVSKSMDAALGMGLATTFVITLAAAASWMLEHWLLAPFDLGFLRILSFILVIAAAVQFTEMAIRKMSPALYQSLGIYLPLITTNCAVLGVALLNVQQGYGFFKSVLFGFGSALGFTLVLLIFAGLRERLALASVPAAFAGAPAAFITISLLSLAFMGLSGLVAT; encoded by the coding sequence ATGCACGAATATGCGCTCCTGCTGCTGTCGACCGCGCTCGTCAACAACGTCGTGCTGGTCAAATTCCTCGGCCTGTGCCCGGCGATGGGCGTATCGAAAAGCATGGATGCCGCGCTCGGCATGGGGTTGGCGACGACTTTCGTCATCACGCTCGCGGCAGCGGCGAGCTGGATGCTCGAGCACTGGCTGCTGGCGCCGTTCGACCTCGGCTTCCTGCGCATCCTGAGCTTCATCCTGGTCATCGCGGCGGCGGTGCAATTCACCGAAATGGCGATCCGCAAGATGAGCCCGGCGCTGTACCAGAGCCTCGGCATCTACTTGCCGCTGATCACGACGAACTGCGCAGTGCTGGGCGTTGCGCTGCTCAACGTCCAGCAGGGCTACGGCTTCTTCAAGAGCGTGCTGTTCGGCTTTGGTTCGGCGCTCGGCTTCACGCTCGTACTGCTGATCTTCGCCGGCCTGCGCGAACGCCTCGCCCTCGCGTCCGTCCCGGCCGCTTTCGCCGGCGCCCCGGCCGCATTCATCACGATCAGCCTGCTGAGCCTCGCCTTCATGGGGCTGTCCGGGCTGGTCGCCACCTGA
- a CDS encoding RnfABCDGE type electron transport complex subunit B, whose product MLFAVVSLTILGAALGVMLGLASRFFAVEANPVVAELEAMMPGSNCGQCGFPGCAGAAAAIAAGTASPACCPPGGRALAETIAARLGIAVDLAGLRDEGPKVASIREEICIGCTRCIKVCPTDAILGGPKQIHNVLRDACTGCGSCIERCPTEAMAMQPLPVTLQQWVWPKPAACA is encoded by the coding sequence GTGCTTTTCGCCGTCGTCAGTCTGACCATTCTCGGCGCCGCGCTCGGCGTCATGCTCGGTCTCGCCAGCCGCTTTTTCGCCGTCGAGGCGAATCCGGTCGTCGCCGAACTCGAAGCGATGATGCCGGGCTCGAACTGCGGCCAGTGCGGTTTCCCCGGTTGCGCCGGGGCCGCAGCGGCAATCGCTGCGGGCACTGCGTCCCCGGCCTGCTGCCCGCCGGGCGGACGGGCGCTCGCCGAAACGATCGCCGCGCGGCTCGGCATCGCGGTCGACCTCGCCGGCCTGCGTGACGAAGGCCCGAAAGTCGCCAGCATCAGGGAAGAAATCTGCATCGGCTGCACGCGCTGCATCAAGGTCTGCCCGACCGACGCGATCCTCGGCGGACCGAAGCAGATTCACAATGTGCTGCGCGACGCCTGCACCGGTTGCGGCAGTTGCATCGAGCGCTGCCCGACCGAAGCGATGGCGATGCAGCCGTTGCCGGTCACGCTGCAGCAGTGGGTCTGGCCGAAGCCTGCGGCTTGCGCCTGA
- the rsxC gene encoding electron transport complex subunit RsxC, which produces MGFIDRFLRTRKFSRGIHPEDHKRPAADAPLRKMPLPKRLYVPLLQHVGAPARAAVAVGDIVRKGQRIAAPQGAISAALHAPTSGRIVAIGDIVAPHPSGLPVAAITIESDGRDEWTTLTACTDPFALDPAEIGRRVSAAGIVGLGGAAFPSAVKLSGGREANVDLLIINGGECEPFLSCDDRLMRERAADAIDGVAIMLHATGAREARIGIEDNKPEAIAAMRAAAAGHPKIRVEPVPTRYPMGSEKHLVLALTGLEVPANGRPADVGVVVHNVATAVAVRDAVRFGRPLVSRLVTVNGACVREPGNVEVLIGTLADEVVEFCGGLRADRGAPARLLLGGPMTGMQVPSLRVPVIKGTGGILVLDGDEVGLRAPGPCIRCSTCVRACPVGLLPLEIARRIGAGDLDAAVKFGLKDCIACGCCAYDCPSHIPLVQYFHHAKGELAARDRHKLRSEATKTLAQARAERLERETREKAETAARRKAGPDSQPAPAPRPTGAAAQPTGECA; this is translated from the coding sequence ATGGGTTTCATCGACCGCTTCCTGCGCACGCGCAAATTCAGCCGCGGCATCCACCCCGAAGACCACAAGCGGCCGGCGGCGGACGCGCCGCTGCGCAAAATGCCGCTGCCGAAGCGGCTCTACGTGCCGCTCTTGCAGCACGTCGGCGCGCCCGCGCGCGCTGCCGTCGCCGTCGGCGACATCGTCAGGAAGGGACAGCGGATCGCCGCGCCCCAAGGCGCGATCTCCGCTGCGCTCCATGCGCCCACCTCGGGGCGAATCGTCGCCATCGGCGACATCGTCGCGCCCCACCCGTCCGGCCTGCCGGTCGCGGCGATCACGATCGAAAGCGACGGCCGGGACGAGTGGACGACGCTGACGGCGTGCACCGACCCGTTCGCGCTCGACCCGGCCGAGATCGGCCGGCGCGTTTCGGCCGCCGGCATCGTGGGCCTTGGCGGCGCGGCGTTCCCGTCGGCGGTCAAGCTCAGCGGCGGGCGCGAGGCGAACGTCGACCTGCTGATCATCAACGGCGGCGAGTGCGAGCCGTTCCTGTCCTGCGACGACCGGCTGATGCGCGAGCGCGCCGCCGACGCGATCGACGGCGTCGCGATCATGCTGCATGCAACCGGGGCCCGCGAGGCGCGCATCGGCATCGAGGACAACAAGCCCGAAGCGATCGCCGCGATGCGCGCCGCCGCGGCCGGACACCCCAAAATCCGGGTCGAACCGGTCCCGACGCGCTACCCGATGGGCTCGGAGAAACACCTCGTCCTCGCGCTCACCGGGCTCGAAGTGCCGGCGAACGGTCGCCCGGCAGATGTCGGCGTCGTCGTGCACAACGTCGCCACCGCGGTCGCCGTGCGCGATGCAGTGCGTTTCGGCCGGCCGCTGGTGTCGCGGCTCGTCACCGTCAACGGCGCGTGCGTGCGCGAGCCCGGCAACGTCGAAGTGCTGATCGGGACGCTCGCCGACGAAGTCGTGGAGTTCTGCGGCGGCCTGCGCGCGGATCGCGGGGCGCCGGCGCGCCTGCTCCTCGGCGGCCCGATGACGGGGATGCAAGTGCCTTCGCTGCGCGTGCCCGTCATCAAGGGGACCGGAGGCATCCTCGTCCTCGATGGCGACGAAGTCGGCTTGCGCGCGCCCGGCCCGTGCATCCGCTGCAGCACCTGCGTGCGCGCCTGCCCGGTCGGACTGTTGCCGCTCGAGATCGCCCGCCGCATCGGCGCCGGCGACTTGGACGCTGCGGTGAAGTTCGGCCTCAAGGACTGCATCGCGTGCGGTTGCTGCGCGTACGACTGCCCGTCACACATTCCGCTCGTGCAGTACTTCCATCACGCCAAAGGCGAGCTCGCCGCGCGGGACCGCCACAAGCTCCGCAGCGAAGCGACGAAGACGCTCGCGCAGGCGAGAGCCGAGCGGCTCGAACGCGAGACGCGCGAGAAGGCCGAAACCGCCGCGCGGCGCAAAGCGGGGCCCGACTCGCAACCGGCTCCGGCGCCCCGGCCCACCGGCGCCGCCGCACAACCGACAGGAGAATGCGCATGA